CCGGTCAGGCCGTCCCGGGCGGCCCGCCAGTGCGCGGCCCGGAGCAGCGAGTCGGGCACCTGCGGGGGCCGGACGCCCCGGACGGCCTCGGCCAGCAGGACGGTGGCCAGCGCCCGGGCCAGCCCGGCCAGCAGGACGACCACCCCGGGGTCGGTGCTCACGTCGCAGACCCGGATCTCCACGGTCGGGAAGCGCTCGGAGGGCCGGGCGTGCCAGTAGGCCATCCGCCGGTCGAGCAGCAGGCCGGAGTCGACCAGCCGGTCCAGCAGTGCGTCGTACTCGGCGGCGTCGGCGAGCAGCGGGGTCGGCCCGGCGCCCGGGAACTGCGCCCAGCGCAGGGTGCGCCAGCCCGCGTACCCGGTGTCCCGGCCGTCGTGGAAGGGCGAGTTGGCGGCGATCGCCTGCAAAATCGGCAGCCACGGCCGGAGGTGGTTGGTCAGCTGGACGGCGCTCTCCCGGTCCGGCACCCCGAGGTGGATGTGGCACCCGGCCACGCCCGCGCCCTGGTCACCGTGGACCAGCGGCCCGTACTCGGCGACCATCAGCCGGTACCGGTCCTGGTCGCTGACGTCGAGTCGGGTGGCGGAGGGGATCACCATGGTGCCGGAGGCCACCGCCCGGCAGTCCGCCTGGTCGGCCGCGGCGGCGACGCCCGCGCGCAGCCGGAGCAGCTCGTCGCGCAGCTGGTCCAGGGTGTGCACCGGTACGGTCCGGGTCTCCACCATGGTCGGGAACAGCTCGCAGCCGACCTGGTCGCCGAGCAGCTCGGTGGCGGTCTTCAGGACCGTCGGTGCCGCGCCGACGGCCGACCGGCTGTACCGGTCGGCGAGCAGGAACTCCTCCTCGACCCCGATGGTCGGCAGCTGGCCCGCACCGGACTCCGACATCGCCCACCGTCCCGTTCCCGTGGTTCCGCCTGTCGCTGGGCAGTCTGCCCGGCCGTCGGTGAACGAACCACGGGACACGCCTGCCCGATCGGGTGGAGCAACGACGGACAAGCCCGAGCTCAGTGGCGGTTGCCCAGCGCGAAGAGCAGGATCACGAACCCGGCGAAGAGGTGCGTGCCGGCGATGTAGATGGACGCCCGGACCAGCATCTGGCGGCGCCTGCTCTTCTCGTCCCGGACGGCGCTGCTCCGAACGGCTCCGGTCCCGGCATCGCTCCGAACGGCCTCGGTCATCGTCGGGCTCCTTCGGGTCGCGGCCGGGTCAGATCCCGAGTGTACGGGCGCGCGCGGCGGCCCGGTCGAGCACTCGGTGGACGTCCGCCTGCCGGGTGGCCGGGTCGTCGTTGTACTCGTCGGGGGAGCTGACGGGGTGTCCGCCCGCGTGCAGCACCTCCATCACCTGGATCCGGGCCCGGCGGGCGTCCGCCGGGGAGCCGAAGCCGTGGGCCAGTACGGCGGCCTGGGCGCCGAGCAGGCAGACCCGGCCCTCGGCGTCCCACATGGTGCCCTGCACCCAGCCGGCCGCGGCCAGGTACCGGGAGGTCAGGGTGAGGTGCCCGGCGATGCCGACCCGGGTGGGCGCGGGCGGCCTGCGCAGCAGGCGGTCCAGCAGGGTCGCGGCCGGCGGCCGGTACTCCGCGTACCAGGGCTGCCTGACGCTGCCGAGCGGGCAGACGTACGGCAGCTCGGGGCGGGCCGGGGAGGAGGCGAGGTAGGCCTCGATCTCGGCGACCAGGTCGGAGCTGTCGACGGTGAGCAGGGGCGGGAGAATTAACGGCTTATGGGGTGATTTCACCCTTTCTTGATACCGGACGTTCCGGCGGCGCGCCGGGGCCGACTCGCGGGGCGTTCCCGGCGCGGCGGAAATCGGGAATCCGGCGGTCGGCCGTGGGTGGGCGCGGGTAGCGTGCTGGTATGTCGATCTCCTGGGTGACCGTGCCGACGCCGCTGCCGAGCGGGCCGCTGCGGCTGGCCGTCACCGAGCAGGGAGTGGCGGCGGTCTCGTACCACGGGGACGCGATCGGGGGCGTGCCCGGCCGGGTGGGCATACCGGAGTGCGTGGACGAGAGCCGGGCCGGGCTGGTGCGGGCCCGGCTGGCGGAGTACTTCGAGGGCCGGCGGACCGAGCTGGGGCTGCCGATCGACTGGCGGTTCACCACCGGGCCGCACCGCACCGTGCTGCAGACCCTGACCGCCCAGGCCGGCTACGGGCAGACCCTCACCTACGGCGAACTCGGCGCCCGCAGCGGGGTGTTCGAGGACTTCACGGACGGCGGATGGACCGCCGCCCGGACGGTGGGGAAGATGATGGGCGCCAACCCACTCTGCCTGCTGGTGCCCTGCCACCGGGTGGTCGCCTCGGACGGTCTCGGCGGCTTCGGCGGCGGGCCGCGCGGCCTGGAGATCAAGCGCTGGCTGCTCACCCTGGAGGGCGTGCTGCCGCCCACGCTGGACTGGAACGGCCCCGGCTGACCCCGGGGCCCCGGCGTAGGACCGGTCAGACCAGGGCGGCCAGCGGCTTCGGCTGGTGCAGGGTCTCCGCCCGGTGCACGGCCACCACTGCCTGCTGCGGGGCCACCGGCTGGTGCAGCGCGGCCGCCAGCGGCGGCAGCACCGGCTGGATGCCGGCCACCAACGCGTAGTCCTCGCCGAGCAGTTCGTCGGCCGGCGGCAGTACGGGCAGCCGGCCGAGCGCCAGCTGCAGGGCGGCCAGCGGCAGGTTGAGCCCGCACAGCCGCAGCTGGTGCAGACCACCGGACGGCCGGGTGTTGATGTCCAGCAGCACCGGTACGCCCCGGTGGTGGCGGAACTGCACGTTGGAGAGGTACGCCATCCCGAAGGTCTCGATCAGCCGCCGGGTCGGCTCCAGGTACACCGGGTCGACGGTGAAGCTCCGGCGGCGGCTGCTCTTGGTGCGGCCGACGGCGGCCAGCAGCCGGCCGTCCGGGTCGGCCAGGCAGTCCACCGAGACCTCGGGGCCCTCCAGGTAGGGCATCACCAGCAGGTCGACCGGCCCGGGGGCGGCGGCGATCGCCTCGGCCAGCTGGCCGAGCTGCACGCTCCCGCTGGGCCAGCCGGCCAGCAGCCCCAGGTGGAACGGCTCCCGGGTGATGGTGCGGAAGCCCTCGCCGCCCGCGCCGCTGGCCGGCTTGAGGCAGGGCTGATCCCCGGCGTACTCCAACTCCTCCACCGCGCGCAGAAGTTCGTCGGCGGTCCGGACGTGGTGCCAGCTCGGCACCGGCAGTCCGGCGGCCGCCATCGCGACGTAGCCGTCCACCTTGCTCTCGAAGGTGGCGATCGCCTGGGCGGGCGGGCAGATCAGCGCGGTGCCGAGGGCGGCGAACTCGGCGCCGCGCCGGGCGATCGCGAGCTGGTGCAGCCGGGGGAGGAAGACGTCGATCCGGTGCCGGTCGCAGAAGTCGAGGGCGAACTCGACGTACGCCTCGGCGGACAGCCCGTCCGGCTCCAGCAGACCGTGGTCGGCGGCCGCCAGCACGGGGGAGTCGGCGTCCACGTGGGTGGCGTAGACCTCCACCGGCGCCGTCCGCAGCAGGTCGATGAAGAAGACGTTCTCGGCGTAGGTGCGGTTCAGCCAGACACGGGTGGGGGCGATCACGGGGGTCTCCCAGGGAAAAAGGGCAGCAAAAGGCGTGGGAGGGCGGCTGGCAGAGGATGGCCGACCGGCCTTGGCTGCGCCCTTGAAGTGGCACCTTAGCGCTCTCGGCCGAACGGATGAACGGGGGGTGGCGGCCGATCCGCGGCGCCGATCGGGGGGATCCCCGACGCTCCGTCAACTCACCTGAAAGGCCGCCAAGTTGACCTGGCGGTCGACAGGTTTCCGGGATGTGAATTCTTCGACGGCCGGAGTGCGACGGCGTACGCCATGCACAAAAACGGCGCCTTCGGAGCGCGAACGTCCGAACAGTCACTGATTCGGGTGAGCCCGGTGGCATTTGTCGATCAGCTGAGCCCGCCCGGCCGTCACCATGAACCACGCAACGCGATCAGTCCATCGTGCCCGCATCGTGCTCGCGGAGAGGCCCCCTCGATGTCCATCACCACCAATGTCGGTATCCCCCACCAGGGTGGGGAGCCACCGGCCGGGGTCGGCGTGCACCCGCACCCGGCGGCCCAGCGGCAGAGCCTCGGCACCGAGGCCGCCCGACAACTGGCGACCACCACCAAGTCCGCCCCGCAGATGCAGGAGATCACCGACCGCTGGCTGCTCAAGGCGCTGCCCTGGGTCGAGGTCGCGGGCGGTGCCTACCGGGTGAACCGGCGGCTGAGCCACGCCGTCGGTCAGGGCCGGGTGGCCTTCGAGCAGACCGGCTCCGAGGTCCGGGTGGTGGCGCCGACGCTCCGGGAGATCCCGCTGCTCCGCGACTTCCCGGACGACCGGCTGCTGGTCGAGCTGGCGGGCCGGTTCACCGCCCGTACGGTCGCCCCCGGCGAGCTGCTGGCGGAGGCCGGGCAGCCGGTCGACCAGGTCTTCCTGATCGCCCACGGCAAGCTCGACCGGCTGGGCACCGGCAAGTACGGCGAGACCACGCTGCTCGGGATGGTGGCCGACGGCGACCAGCTGGGCGACGAGGCCCTGCGGCAGCCCGATGCGCTCTGGCCGTACGCGGTCCGGGCCGCCACGGCGGGCACCGTGCTGGCGCTGCCTCGGGCGGCCTTCCAGGAGCTGACCGAGCGGTCCCCCGCGCTGCGCGAGCAGATCGAGCGGTACGCGGCGGGCACCCGGCACGCCGTCAACAAGTACGGCGAGGCGGAGATCGAGCTGTCCGCCGGGCACCGGGGCGAGGTCGGGCTGCCGGGCACCTTCGTGGACTACGAGCTCCGGCCGCGCGAGTACGAGCTGAGCCTGGCGCAGACCGTGCTCCGGGTGCACACCCGGGTCGCCGACCTCTACAACGAGCCGATGAACCAGACCGAGCACCAGCTCCGGCTGACCGTCGAGGCACTGCGCGAGCGCCAGGAGTACGAGCTCGTCAACAACCCCGAGTTCGGCCTGCTGGCGACCGCCGCGTACGAGCAGCGGATCTCCACCCACTCCGGGCCGCCGACCCCGGACGACATGGACGACCTGCTCAGCCGACGCAAGAGCACCCGGTACTACCTGGCGCACCCGAGGGCGATCGCCGCGATCGGCCGGGAGGCCGGCAAGCGCGGCCTCTACCCGGAGACGGTCGAGCTGGACGGTAAGCGGCTCACCGCCTGGCGTGGGGTGCCGATCCTGCCCTGCGACAAGATCCCGATCAGCAAGGGGCAGACCACCTCGATCCTGGCGATGCGCACCGGGGAGGACAACCAGGGGGTGATCGGGCTCCGGCAGACTGGTCTGCCGGACGAGTACGAGCCCGGGCTCTCGGTGCGGTTCATGGGGATCGACGAGAAGGCGATCACCTCCTACCTGGTGAGCACCTACTACTCCGCCGCGGTGCTGGTGCCGAACGCGGTCGGTGTGCTCGAGAACGTCGACATCGCGTCCTAGGGCCGCGGTACCGAGCTGCGGGCGGTCCGCGCGCAGCCACTTCTTCTGGGGGAGGACGTACATGGGGATCTTCGCGATCGAGCGGGAGAGCCGCGAGGGGGTCGAGGCCATCGAGGTGCTGGCCCGCTCCCGGGCGGTGGTGGATCCGGTGCTGCGGGCGGCCGTCGAGTCGCTGCCCGCCGCGATGCGGCGGGTCTCGGGGTACCACTTCGGCTGGTGGGAGGCGGACGGCACGGACTCGACCGCCGGTTCGGGCAAGGCGATCCGCCCGGCCCTGGTGCTGGCGGCGGCCCAGGCGGTCGGGGCCGCCCGGCCCGCCGTCGCGGTCCGGGCGGCGGCCGCCGTCGAGCTGGTGCACAACTTCACCCTGCTGCACGACGACGTGATCGACCGGGACGACACCCGGCGCCACCGCCCCACCGCCTGGCGGGTGTTCGGCGCCACCGAGGCGATCCTGGCGGGCGACGCGATGCACTCGCTGGCCCTGCGGGTGCTCGCGGAGGACGAGCACCCGGCCGCCGCGGTGGCGGTCCGTCGGCTGGCCGACTGCGTGGTCGAGCTCTGCGAGGGCCAGCAGGCGGACTGCGCCTTCGAGCGGCGCGACGACGTCTCGCTGGCCGAGTGCCTGGCGATGGCCGAGGCCAAGACCGGTGCCCTGCTCGGCGCCGCCTGCGCGATCGGCGCGCTCTACGGCGGTGCCGGGGAGCAGGCGGCGGACGCGCTGGACGCGTTCGGCCGGGAGATCGGGCTGGCCTTCCAGCTGATCGACGACCTGATCGGCATCTGGGGCGACCCGGCGGTCACCGGCAAGCCGGTCGGCGCCGACCTGGCCGCCAGGAAGAAGTCCCTGCCGGTGGTCTTCGCGCTCGCCGCCGACCGCCCAGGCAGTGCCCGATTGGCCGAACTCTACGCACTGGACCGCCCGTTGACCGCCACCGAGCTGCACGAGGCGGCCGCCGCGGTGGACCAGGCCGGCGGCCGGGCCTGGGCGCAGAGCGAGTCCTGCGAGCGGATGGCATCCGCGATCGCCCACCTCGCGGACGCCGTCCCCGACCCGTCGGCGGCCGACGACCTGCTGGCGCTGGCGGAGCTGGTCACCCGACGGGCGTACTGAGCACCTCTCGGGCGGCACCGCCGTGGTCTGGCGGTGCCGCCCGCTGTCGGCTCAGCCCAGCTTGGCCAGCAGCTGCTGCTCCTTCGCCCGGTCGATCCCGAGCGGGGTGGTGCCCTGCCGGTAGGGGTCGGCGGCCGGGCCGCGCTGCTGGATCCAGGCCCAGGTGTCGGCGACCGTCTCGGCCAGCGGGCGGGTACGCAGTCCGGCCGCCGCGGCTTTCGCGGAGTCGGTGGCCCAGATGCCCGACCACTCGGCCGAGGACGGACTCCAGAGCGGCAGTTCGACCCACGGCATCACCTCCGCCTCCGCGAGCAACTCGTCCGGCGCCCAGACCAGTTCGGCCCTGCTGCCGGTGACCGCCACGCAGGCTTCGAGCATCCCGCGCATGGTGCTGGTGCCGGGCAGCGCGGTGGTGACGTACCGTCCGGCGTCGCCCCGCTCCAGCAGGTCGAGCCCGAAGGCGGCGAAGTCCCGGGCGTCGATCAGCTGGAGCTTGCGCTCCGGGTCGCCGCCCGCGAGCACCCGGCCCCCCTCGGCGATCCGCTCCAGCCACCAGGGCAGCCGGCCCACGTTCTCGTACGGGCCGATCAGCAGGCCGCAGTTGAGGATCAGCGACCGCTCGGGCCCGAACGCCTCCAGCACCGCGCGCTCGCAGCCGGCCTTGAGGTGGTTGCCGGGCGGCTGGTCGGCCGGGGTGTCGGCGGGGCAGGGCTGGGTGGCGGAGTTCTCGTCGACCGGCAGCGCGGGCCAGTCGGTGAAGGCGTGCACGGAGGAGACGAAGGTGTAGTGGTCGGTGTGGTCGCGCAGCGTCCGGGCGGCCAGCGCGACCGCGTACGGCTGCTGCCCGGCGCTGTCCACCACGGCGTCCCAGCGGCGGCCCTCGACCAGCCGGGCCAGGTCCTCGGGGGAGTTGCGGTCGCCCCGGACGGCTTCGACGCCGGGCTGGTCGGGGCCGGAGAGGCCGCGGTTGAAGGTGGTGACCCGATGGCCACGCCGCA
This genomic interval from Kitasatospora gansuensis contains the following:
- a CDS encoding carboxylate-amine ligase; this translates as MSESGAGQLPTIGVEEEFLLADRYSRSAVGAAPTVLKTATELLGDQVGCELFPTMVETRTVPVHTLDQLRDELLRLRAGVAAAADQADCRAVASGTMVIPSATRLDVSDQDRYRLMVAEYGPLVHGDQGAGVAGCHIHLGVPDRESAVQLTNHLRPWLPILQAIAANSPFHDGRDTGYAGWRTLRWAQFPGAGPTPLLADAAEYDALLDRLVDSGLLLDRRMAYWHARPSERFPTVEIRVCDVSTDPGVVVLLAGLARALATVLLAEAVRGVRPPQVPDSLLRAAHWRAARDGLTGAGVDLTTGAPAPAHELVDRLLRRTAPGLAAAGDTTTVHRLWTELRKHGGGAERQRTAYRRRYDLRDVVDAVTLPQH
- a CDS encoding DUF6126 family protein, with the protein product MTEAVRSDAGTGAVRSSAVRDEKSRRRQMLVRASIYIAGTHLFAGFVILLFALGNRH
- a CDS encoding DUF6197 family protein, which translates into the protein MKSPHKPLILPPLLTVDSSDLVAEIEAYLASSPARPELPYVCPLGSVRQPWYAEYRPPAATLLDRLLRRPPAPTRVGIAGHLTLTSRYLAAAGWVQGTMWDAEGRVCLLGAQAAVLAHGFGSPADARRARIQVMEVLHAGGHPVSSPDEYNDDPATRQADVHRVLDRAAARARTLGI
- a CDS encoding methylated-DNA--[protein]-cysteine S-methyltransferase, with amino-acid sequence MSISWVTVPTPLPSGPLRLAVTEQGVAAVSYHGDAIGGVPGRVGIPECVDESRAGLVRARLAEYFEGRRTELGLPIDWRFTTGPHRTVLQTLTAQAGYGQTLTYGELGARSGVFEDFTDGGWTAARTVGKMMGANPLCLLVPCHRVVASDGLGGFGGGPRGLEIKRWLLTLEGVLPPTLDWNGPG
- a CDS encoding ATP-grasp domain-containing protein — protein: MIAPTRVWLNRTYAENVFFIDLLRTAPVEVYATHVDADSPVLAAADHGLLEPDGLSAEAYVEFALDFCDRHRIDVFLPRLHQLAIARRGAEFAALGTALICPPAQAIATFESKVDGYVAMAAAGLPVPSWHHVRTADELLRAVEELEYAGDQPCLKPASGAGGEGFRTITREPFHLGLLAGWPSGSVQLGQLAEAIAAAPGPVDLLVMPYLEGPEVSVDCLADPDGRLLAAVGRTKSSRRRSFTVDPVYLEPTRRLIETFGMAYLSNVQFRHHRGVPVLLDINTRPSGGLHQLRLCGLNLPLAALQLALGRLPVLPPADELLGEDYALVAGIQPVLPPLAAALHQPVAPQQAVVAVHRAETLHQPKPLAALV
- a CDS encoding family 2B encapsulin nanocompartment shell protein, producing MTTNVGIPHQGGEPPAGVGVHPHPAAQRQSLGTEAARQLATTTKSAPQMQEITDRWLLKALPWVEVAGGAYRVNRRLSHAVGQGRVAFEQTGSEVRVVAPTLREIPLLRDFPDDRLLVELAGRFTARTVAPGELLAEAGQPVDQVFLIAHGKLDRLGTGKYGETTLLGMVADGDQLGDEALRQPDALWPYAVRAATAGTVLALPRAAFQELTERSPALREQIERYAAGTRHAVNKYGEAEIELSAGHRGEVGLPGTFVDYELRPREYELSLAQTVLRVHTRVADLYNEPMNQTEHQLRLTVEALRERQEYELVNNPEFGLLATAAYEQRISTHSGPPTPDDMDDLLSRRKSTRYYLAHPRAIAAIGREAGKRGLYPETVELDGKRLTAWRGVPILPCDKIPISKGQTTSILAMRTGEDNQGVIGLRQTGLPDEYEPGLSVRFMGIDEKAITSYLVSTYYSAAVLVPNAVGVLENVDIAS
- a CDS encoding family 2 encapsulin nanocompartment cargo protein polyprenyl transferase, which produces MGIFAIERESREGVEAIEVLARSRAVVDPVLRAAVESLPAAMRRVSGYHFGWWEADGTDSTAGSGKAIRPALVLAAAQAVGAARPAVAVRAAAAVELVHNFTLLHDDVIDRDDTRRHRPTAWRVFGATEAILAGDAMHSLALRVLAEDEHPAAAVAVRRLADCVVELCEGQQADCAFERRDDVSLAECLAMAEAKTGALLGAACAIGALYGGAGEQAADALDAFGREIGLAFQLIDDLIGIWGDPAVTGKPVGADLAARKKSLPVVFALAADRPGSARLAELYALDRPLTATELHEAAAAVDQAGGRAWAQSESCERMASAIAHLADAVPDPSAADDLLALAELVTRRAY
- a CDS encoding NAD-dependent epimerase/dehydratase family protein; the encoded protein is MNLLVIGGSSFLGRAYVSEALRRGHRVTTFNRGLSGPDQPGVEAVRGDRNSPEDLARLVEGRRWDAVVDSAGQQPYAVALAARTLRDHTDHYTFVSSVHAFTDWPALPVDENSATQPCPADTPADQPPGNHLKAGCERAVLEAFGPERSLILNCGLLIGPYENVGRLPWWLERIAEGGRVLAGGDPERKLQLIDARDFAAFGLDLLERGDAGRYVTTALPGTSTMRGMLEACVAVTGSRAELVWAPDELLAEAEVMPWVELPLWSPSSAEWSGIWATDSAKAAAAGLRTRPLAETVADTWAWIQQRGPAADPYRQGTTPLGIDRAKEQQLLAKLG